Proteins encoded by one window of Hafnia alvei:
- the hisL gene encoding his operon leader peptide, with translation MLTRVQFSHHHHHHPD, from the coding sequence ATGCTTACTCGCGTTCAGTTCAGCCACCATCATCACCATCATCCTGACTAG
- a CDS encoding SDR family oxidoreductase, producing the protein MKKISIVGLGWVGMPLALSLLGRGYQVVGSKTTSDGVEAARMSGIECYPLVMTPELECEQDDLEQLLDADALVITLPASRRPEEGERYLHAVQLLVDSALAHNIPRIIFLSSTSVYGDAVGTVNERSELQPSTSAGRTLAELETWLHDLPNTSVDILRLAGLVGAGRNPGRFLAGKTGIAGANSGVNLVHQDDVIAAIQMLLKLPQGGHVYNLCAPIHPTKAEFYPPLARALGLEPPQFADEDQPAQGKLVDGSLISKELGFEYQYTNPTLMPLN; encoded by the coding sequence ATGAAAAAAATATCAATAGTAGGACTTGGTTGGGTTGGTATGCCGTTGGCCCTATCTTTGCTGGGGCGCGGCTATCAGGTCGTTGGCAGTAAAACCACGTCCGACGGCGTTGAAGCCGCTCGTATGAGCGGGATTGAATGTTATCCGTTGGTGATGACGCCTGAACTTGAGTGCGAGCAAGACGATCTGGAACAGTTGCTCGATGCCGATGCTTTAGTGATTACGCTGCCAGCCAGTCGTAGACCCGAAGAGGGGGAGCGTTATCTGCATGCGGTTCAGCTTTTGGTGGATAGCGCTTTGGCACATAACATTCCACGGATTATTTTCCTGAGCTCTACCTCGGTTTATGGCGACGCCGTTGGTACCGTCAACGAACGATCTGAGCTGCAACCGAGCACCAGCGCTGGCCGCACGTTGGCTGAGTTAGAAACGTGGCTGCACGATTTGCCAAATACCTCTGTCGACATTTTACGCTTGGCGGGATTGGTTGGCGCAGGGCGTAATCCGGGCCGTTTTCTTGCAGGAAAAACCGGTATTGCTGGCGCCAACAGCGGCGTGAATCTGGTGCATCAAGATGACGTGATTGCGGCCATTCAAATGCTGCTCAAACTGCCTCAGGGTGGGCATGTATATAACCTGTGTGCGCCGATCCATCCGACTAAGGCCGAGTTTTATCCGCCTCTAGCGCGAGCTTTAGGATTGGAGCCACCGCAGTTTGCCGATGAAGATCAGCCTGCGCAGGGAAAATTGGTGGACGGCAGTTTAATCAGCAAAGAATTAGGGTTCGAATATCAATATACAAATCCGACGCTGATGCCATTGAATTGA
- the tnpA gene encoding IS200/IS605 family transposase: MSSYRSSAHVFWRCKYHLVWTPKYRYKVLAGAVGKELYRSVYILCNMKDCEVLELNVQPDHVHLVVMIPPKLSISTLMGVLKGRTAIRLYNKFPHIRKKLWGNHFWARGYFADTVGVNEEIIRRYVRHQDKKDQEYEQQMALLQD, from the coding sequence ATGAGCAGTTATAGAAGTTCAGCACATGTATTCTGGCGTTGCAAATATCACTTGGTGTGGACGCCAAAGTATCGCTACAAGGTTTTAGCAGGGGCGGTAGGTAAAGAGCTTTATCGCTCAGTTTATATACTTTGCAATATGAAAGATTGTGAGGTACTTGAACTGAATGTTCAGCCAGACCATGTTCATCTTGTCGTGATGATCCCACCGAAACTCTCGATCTCAACGCTGATGGGCGTCCTGAAAGGGCGCACAGCTATTCGTCTCTACAACAAGTTTCCGCATATACGAAAGAAGCTGTGGGGTAATCATTTTTGGGCGAGGGGATATTTTGCCGACACAGTTGGAGTGAACGAAGAAATTATCAGGCGCTACGTGAGGCATCAGGATAAGAAAGACCAAGAATACGAACAGCAAATGGCGTTATTACAGGATTAA